In the Danaus plexippus chromosome 4, MEX_DaPlex, whole genome shotgun sequence genome, one interval contains:
- the LOC116768840 gene encoding UDP-N-acetylglucosamine--dolichyl-phosphate N-acetylglucosaminephosphotransferase, with translation MWSIIILIIYCVIAYLITDELIPKLKHLFINAGLYGIDLCKVSQEKIPEALGVVSGCIFLVTIFLFIPIAFGNDLMDRGSFPHNEFAELLAALLSICCMLLLGFADDVLNLKWRYKLLLPTVASLPLLVVYYVNFNSTTFVVPLPLRHFFGVSVNIGFLYYIYMGMLAVFCTNAINILAGINGLEVGQSLVIALSIIIFNLLELKGDQFKAHYFSLHIMIPYLSTTLALFKHNWYPSRVFVGDTFCYVSGMTFAVVGILSHFSKTVLLFFLPQIINFLYSVPQLFHIIPCPRHRLPKYSAETNLLQASRTVIPKKDQKYLSKKIVVVLSFFHLIDKLEDDASIVMNNMTLINLFLIKFGPMSEVRLTVMLLMFQVLCTCVAFIIRYPLASYFYDI, from the exons ATGTggtcaataattattttaataatatactgtGTTATTGCTTATTTAATCACTGACGAATTAATACCAAAGttaaagcatttatttattaatgctgGTTTATATGGCATAGATTTATGCAAAGTCTCACAAGAGAAAAT TCCAGAAGCCCTTGGTGTTGTGTCGGgatgtatatttttggttacaatattcttatttataccAATAGCTTTTGGAAATGATTTGATGGATAGGGGAAGCTTTCCCCATAATGAG tTTGCGGAACTACTAGCAGCTTTACTCTCTATATGTTGTATGTTGCTACTGGGCTTTGCTGATGATGTATTGAACCTCAAGTGGAGATACAAACTTCTCCTGCCAACAGTCGCATCACTCCCATTGTTGGTTGTGTATTATGTTAACTTCAACTCAACAACTTTTGTTGTGCCACTCCCATTGAGGCATTTTTTTGGAGTTTCTGTGAATATCG GTtttctgtattatatatatatgggaaTGCTGGCGGTTTTCTGCACAaatgcaattaatattttagctgGAATAAACGGCCTTGAAGTAGGCCAGTCACTAGTTATAGCTTTGtccataataattttcaatttacttgAGCTAAAAGGAGATCAATTCAAAGCTCACTACTTTTCATTGCATATTATGATACCTTACCTTTCTACTACATTGGCTTTATTCAAGCATAATTG gtACCCTTCAAGAGTATTTGTTGGTGATACCTTCTGTTATGTGTCAGGGATGACATTTGCCGTAGTAGGCATACTTAGCCACTTTAGTAAGACTGTCCTTTTGTTCTTCCTACcccaaattataaattttttgtactcaGTACCACaactatttcatattatcCCCTGTCCAAGACACAGACTACCTAAGTATAGCGCAGAAACAAATTTGCTCCAAGCAAGCAGGACAGTTATTCCAAAAAAAGATCAGAAATATCTtagcaaaaaaattgtagtgGTTCTatcattttttcatttaattgataaaCTTGAAGATGATGCATCTATAGTTATGAATAATATGACACTGATTAATCTGTTTTTGATTAAGTTTGGGCCAATGTCTGAGGTCAGATTGACTGTAATGTTACTAATGTTTCAAGTGTTATGTACATGTGTAGCATTCATTATAAGGTATCCATTGgcttcatatttttatgatatttaa